The sequence GGTGGAGCTGCGGGCCCCGGGAGGGCGGGACGTCTGGGCGTACGGGCCGCCGGACGCGGCGCAGCGGGTGACCGGTGACGCGCTGGAGTTCTGTCTGCTGGTGACCCAGCGGGCCGCTCGGGCCGATCTGCCGGGTCTGCGCGCCGAAGGGCCGGACGCGGAGCGGTGGCTGGGCATCGCGCAGGCCTTCGCGGGGCCGCCGGGCACGGGGCGCGCACCCCGGTCCCGGGGCGGCGCGGTATGACCGGCGCCGCGCCGCTGCGCATCGGCAATGCCTCCGGCTTCTACGGGGACCGCTTCGATGCCCTGCGCGAGATGCTCACCGGCGGCCCCCTCGACGTCCTGACCGGCGACTATCTCGCCGAGCTGACCATGCTGATCCTCGGCCGGGAGCGCCTGAAGGACCCCGCTCGCGGCTACGCCCGGACCTTTCTGCGACAGCTGGAGGAGGGACTGGGGCTGGCCGCCGAGCGCGGGGTGCGGATCGTCGCCAATGCCGGTGGTCTGAATCCGGCCGGACTGGCCGAGGCCGTCCGGGAGTTGGCGCAGAAGGTCGGCGTGCGCGTGCGGGTGGCGCATGTCGAGGGGGACGACCTGATCCGGCGGCGGCCGTGGGGCGAGGGCGTGCTGACCGCCCATGCCTATCTGGGCGGCGGGGGGATCGCGGAGTGTCTGCGCGGCGGGGCCGATGTGGTGGTCACCGGACGGGTCACGGACGCGGCGCTGGTCAGCGGGGCCGCGGCGGCGCACTTCGGCTGGCGCGACGACGACTGGGACCGGCTGGCGGGCGCGGTGGTCGCCGGGCACGTCCTGGAGTGCGGCACCCAGGCCACCGGCGGCAACTACGCCTTCTTCGCGGAGAGCGAGGCCCCCGTCCCCGCCCCGTACCGCCCCGGCTTCCCCCTGGCCGAGATCGCCGAGGACGGCACCGCCGTCCTCACCAAACACCCCGGCACCGGCGGCGCGGTCACCACCGGGACGGTCACCGCGCAGCTGCTGTACGAGACGGCCGGTGCGCGCTACCCCGGCCCGGACGTGACGGCCCGCCTCGACACCGTACGGCTCACCCCGGACGGGCCGGACCGGGTCAGGATCGACGGCGTCCGCGGAGAGGCCCCGCCGCCGACCCTCAAGGTGGGGCTGACCCGGCTCGGCGGCTGGCGCAACGAGGTCACCTTCGTGCTGACCGGGCTGGACGTACCGGCCAAGGCCGCGCTGGTCCGGGCGCAGATGGAGGCGGCCCTGGACGCCACCGGCCGCCGCCCCGCCGAGGTGCGCTGGACGCTGGCCCGTACCGACCGGGAGGACGCCGACGTCCAGGAGGAGGCGAGCGCGCTGCTGCGGCTGGTGGTGCGCGACGCCGACCAGGACGCGGTCGGGCGGGCCGTCAGCGGCGCCGCCATCGAGCTGGCACTGGGCAGTTACCCCGGCTTCCATGTCACCGCCCCGCCCGGGAAGGGCGCCCCGTACGGCGTCTTCGAGGCGGTGGCGGTGGACGCGGCCGAGGTGCCGCACACGGCCGTACTCCCGGACGGGACCACCCGGGTCGCCGTCCAACCAGCCACCAGCACAAGGGAGTTGGTGCGCGTGCCCGATCCGGAGATGCCCGCGCCGCTCCCGGCGGGCGCGACCCGCCGCGCCCCCCTCGGCCGGATCGCCGGCGCCCGCAGCGGCGACAAGGGCGGTTCGGCGAACGTCGGCGTATGGGTCCGTACCGAGACGGCCTGGCGCTGGCTGGCCCACACGCTGACCGTCGACCGGCTGCGCGAACTCCTCCCCGAATGCGCGGACCTGCCCATCGACCGCCATGTGCTGCCCGGTCTGCGCGCCCTGAACTTCGTCGTCGACGGACTGCTCGGCGAGGGCGTCGCGGCGCAGGCGCGGTTCGATCCGCAGGCCAAGGCGCTGGGGGAGTGGCTGCGGTCGCGGCATATGGAGATACCGGAGGTTCTGTTGTGACCGTGCTGACCAGTGCGCTCGATGCGACGGATGCCGCGTACGCGGAGCGCCGCGAGGCGATGCTCGGCAAGCTCGCGGAGGTCGAGGCCGCACACGCGGAGGCGGTCGCGGGCGGCGGTGAGAAGTACGTCGCCCGGCACCGTCAACGCGGCAAACTCCTCGCCCGCGAGCGCATCGAACTCCTCCTGGACCCCGACACCCCCTTCCTCGAACTCTCGCCGCTCGCCGCCTGGGGCAGCGATTACGCGGTCGGGGCCTCCCTCGTCACCGGTATCGGCGTGATCGAGGGCGTGGAGTGCCTGATCACGGCCAACGACCCGACGGTAAGGGGCGGGGCCAGCAATCCCTGGACGCTGAAGAAGGCGCTCCGGGCGAACGAGATCGCCTACGCCAACCGGCTGCCGGTGGTCTCGCTCGTGGAATCCGGCGGCGCCGATCTGCCCAGCCAGAAGGAGATCTTCATTCCGGGCGGGGCACTGTTCAAGGACCTCACCCGGCTGTCGGCGGCGGGTATTCCGACCGTGGCCGTGGTCTTCGGTAATTCGACGGCGGGCGGCGCCTACGTCCCCGGCATGTCCGACCACGTCATCATGGTCAAGGAGCGGGCCAAGGTCTTCCTCGGCGGGCCGCCGCTGGTGAAAATGGCGACCGGCGAGGAAAGCGACGACGAATCGCTGGGCGGCGCCGATATGCACGCCCGTACCTCCGGGCTCGCGGACTACTTCGCCCTCGACGAACCGGATGCCCTGCGTCAGGCCCGGCGGGTCGTCGCCCGCCTCAACTGGCGCAAGGCGCACGCAGATCCGGGCTCCGCCGCGCCGCCCGCATACGACGACGAGGAACTGCTGGGCATCGTCCCCGGCGACCTCAAGGCGCCGTTCGATCCCCGCGAGGTCATCGCCCGGATCGTGGACGGCTCCGACTTCGACGAATTCAAACCGCTCTACGGGACGAGCCTGGTCACCGGCTGGGCCGCACTGCACGGCTATCCGGTCGGCATCCTCGCCAATGCGCAGGGCGTGCTCTTCAGCGCCGAATCCCAAAAGGCCGCGCAATTCATCCAGTTGGCGAACCAGCGCGATATTCCTCTGCTCTTCCTCCACAACACCACCGGCTATATGGTCGGCAAGGAGTACGAGCAGGGCGGCATCATCAAACACGGTGCGATGATGATCAACGCGGTGTCGAATTCCACCGTCCCGCATCTGTCCGTCCTGATGGGGGCCTCGTACGGCGCCGGGCACTACGGCATGTGCGGCCGGGCCTACGACCCCCGGTTCCTCTTCGCCTGGCCGAGCGCCAAGTCCGCCGTGATGGGGCCGCAGCAGCTCGCCGGCGTCCTGTCGATCGTCGCCCGGCAGTCC is a genomic window of Streptomyces gilvosporeus containing:
- a CDS encoding acyl-CoA carboxylase subunit beta, giving the protein MTVLTSALDATDAAYAERREAMLGKLAEVEAAHAEAVAGGGEKYVARHRQRGKLLARERIELLLDPDTPFLELSPLAAWGSDYAVGASLVTGIGVIEGVECLITANDPTVRGGASNPWTLKKALRANEIAYANRLPVVSLVESGGADLPSQKEIFIPGGALFKDLTRLSAAGIPTVAVVFGNSTAGGAYVPGMSDHVIMVKERAKVFLGGPPLVKMATGEESDDESLGGADMHARTSGLADYFALDEPDALRQARRVVARLNWRKAHADPGSAAPPAYDDEELLGIVPGDLKAPFDPREVIARIVDGSDFDEFKPLYGTSLVTGWAALHGYPVGILANAQGVLFSAESQKAAQFIQLANQRDIPLLFLHNTTGYMVGKEYEQGGIIKHGAMMINAVSNSTVPHLSVLMGASYGAGHYGMCGRAYDPRFLFAWPSAKSAVMGPQQLAGVLSIVARQSAAAKGQPYDEDADAALRAMVEQQIESESLPMFLSGRLYDDGVIDPRDTRTVLGLCLSAVHTAPVEGARGGFGVFRM
- a CDS encoding acyclic terpene utilization AtuA family protein; amino-acid sequence: MTGAAPLRIGNASGFYGDRFDALREMLTGGPLDVLTGDYLAELTMLILGRERLKDPARGYARTFLRQLEEGLGLAAERGVRIVANAGGLNPAGLAEAVRELAQKVGVRVRVAHVEGDDLIRRRPWGEGVLTAHAYLGGGGIAECLRGGADVVVTGRVTDAALVSGAAAAHFGWRDDDWDRLAGAVVAGHVLECGTQATGGNYAFFAESEAPVPAPYRPGFPLAEIAEDGTAVLTKHPGTGGAVTTGTVTAQLLYETAGARYPGPDVTARLDTVRLTPDGPDRVRIDGVRGEAPPPTLKVGLTRLGGWRNEVTFVLTGLDVPAKAALVRAQMEAALDATGRRPAEVRWTLARTDREDADVQEEASALLRLVVRDADQDAVGRAVSGAAIELALGSYPGFHVTAPPGKGAPYGVFEAVAVDAAEVPHTAVLPDGTTRVAVQPATSTRELVRVPDPEMPAPLPAGATRRAPLGRIAGARSGDKGGSANVGVWVRTETAWRWLAHTLTVDRLRELLPECADLPIDRHVLPGLRALNFVVDGLLGEGVAAQARFDPQAKALGEWLRSRHMEIPEVLL